In the Candidatus Sysuiplasma jiujiangense genome, ATACTGAGGACAGCCGTTTCGGTAAAGGGATTCAGACCGGTCGATACAAAGGGAAGTGAAAATATTCTGAGTGCAAACAGGAAAAGCAGTGCTGTTGAAACAATGAATGCATTCTTCGATTCAGGAAGCAGTATTTTCGTAAGGATCCTGATCGTTGAGGCACCGTCTATCCTGGCGGATTCGATTACCTCCTTAGTGACATTCTGGAATGATGCAAGATAGAATATCACAGCAAGCCCGGAGAATACCCAGATGGATACGAGGATGAGACTTGGAAGTGCGGAGGCAGGCCTGTCGAGCCATGTGTACTGCGGCAAACCCAGAGCCCGGAAAATTGTGTTTATGCCTGTCCTTGTATTGTACAGCCATGTCCATATCACAGCGGATGCGGCCAGGGAAATGGCAAGCGGGTAAATGAAAATAGTGGTGAATATCAGCCTTATTTTGCTGCTTCCGACATTATATATCAGTGTTGCAAAAAATATTCCGAAAATATTGCCAAACAGTATGAGAGAAGCGGACCATATGAGAGAGCTCCTCAGCGGATTGGTGAATGCCGTGTCTCTGAAAATTGAAGTGTAAGTCTGGAAGCCCACAAAAGTGGCGACCGGATGAAACGAAGAGGAGTTTGTGAAGGACGTATATACATTCCAGCCGACAAGATACAGGAGGACAACGGAGAATATTCCTGTTGGAATGAAGAAAAGGAAACTGGTTCGTTTTAAAAGCACCATACTGCATTGCCCCCCGTCTGAAACTGCAATATACGCAACTATTCCATCTCTTTCATTTTTATGGTTCTGTCATTCCTGTTTTACACTTCAGTCCGAAACGCTTTACCTTAAATAACATTAACTATAAATCATGATAGATGCCCGCTGCAGTCCAGCGCGACGACCAGGAGTCAGGTGGAAGGATCTGGAATGAACTGAACTCTGGAGTTCGGCCGTGCGTGTAAGAACAGAACGAGTGAAGGCTGAGCCTGCAGGATTCATCTCGGCAGAAATCCAAAATTGCTGCAGGCGAGACATCAGAAATAAATGCACTCAGCAGAGTTCTGATCATGTAACTTTTATTTCCAGAAAAAGGCGGCAATTCATTCAAGGCCTGAAGAAATTCAGAAAACGCGGCGGTAAGGGCGGCGAAGCATGAAGGGCGTGATTGTTTAGCCGCATCAATCACCGGTTACCCGTCGCCTGAAATGGAAAAAAGAAACCTGCAGAATGTACCAATTGTTTTCCTCCGATCGGACTAATACAATATGCATGATACATAAATTAAAAAGCTCGCTCGCGCCAAAGTGCGGCGGGACAGGCAGATGGCGTGGCGATCACAATTTGGACTGTCGCACTTTGAGCAACCGTTTATCAGGCAATACCTCAACGGTCTATCCCGGTCTGCCCCCTGTTCGCTTTCTTTTCAGAAATACCAGAAAAGCCACTGCAGCAACAATCGCAACAGCGCCTGCGATGCCTTCCAGAACAAACTGCGACAGACCGCGCTGAGACGACGAGACGGAGGGACCCAGCGGTACGTTCGTCGCCATTACAGCACTGCTCTCATTGTTCCATACCTGCCCGTAGTACGTATTCGCTTGTCCGCCAAGCCTAATACCGGAAAATCTGTCAATCGCAAAGGTTGCGTTGAAATAAATGGCTGTTCCGTGCAGGAAGACAACCTGATGCAGATGAACGGTGTCTGAGTGAAAAGTGCCGAGAGGCGTTGTGAACAAAGAATTCGCGGAAACTGTCATAGAGAAGTCTGGACCTTCCATGGCAGATACCCACGGGGGCACCTTTCCAGCGTTGAAATACATCAGCGCCGTCTGATTGACGGCAGGATACAGCGACTGCGAGGACAGATTCTCCGAAACT is a window encoding:
- a CDS encoding sugar ABC transporter permease, producing MVLLKRTSFLFFIPTGIFSVVLLYLVGWNVYTSFTNSSSFHPVATFVGFQTYTSIFRDTAFTNPLRSSLIWSASLILFGNIFGIFFATLIYNVGSSKIRLIFTTIFIYPLAISLAASAVIWTWLYNTRTGINTIFRALGLPQYTWLDRPASALPSLILVSIWVFSGLAVIFYLASFQNVTKEVIESARIDGASTIRILTKILLPESKNAFIVSTALLFLFALRIFSLPFVSTGLNPFTETAVLSMYFYYITEFFADSSAASVVLVILAAVVVIPYALLGLKRWITND